In the Rhodothermaceae bacterium genome, TGGATTCAGCCGAGCAATCTCGGATGCACCGCGAGGCAGTGACCGGGACAACTTTGTCGTGGAGCAGGGCCAGCCTACGCGTGTTGCAGGATATGAGGTATCCTACATCGGAACCGAACCTGGAGAGCGCGGACATACTCGCTTTGTGCTTGATTTTACCGATCCGAGCGGACAATCCTTTCGCCTCAAACCCGTTGCCTATGAGTCTAGTACGGGCCAATGGATACAGCACCCGGACCTCAAACCCTACTTCGAAAAAGATGTCTACGTTGCGGTCACACCTCGTCAAATGCTAGACAATGGGGACTTGGAGAATGAGCTTGTTTTGCGCCGAGGACAAAGTACCCTCATTAATAATGGTGCCTATCAGGTTACCTTCATCGGATTCGATACCAGAGTGGACTTACAATCTGTCCTGAGTGAGAAAGAAGTGGCACGCACAGAAATTGCCGTAGGTGCGGTGCTGCAGGTCGTTGAGGTGAGCACCAATCTGATTGAGGAGGTGATCCCGATTTATGTGATTCGTACTGACCGCAGTGTGAACCCCATTGGTGCACGATTCGGAGGAATTGGGTACTATTTCACGGGTATGAATGTCGACACCGGAGAGATCACGCTCTCCCTCGACGGTGCGACTGCAGCGGACTATGTCGTGGTACAGGCACAGGAAAAACCGGCAATCAGTCTTGTCTGGATTGGAATTATCCTGCTCAGTGGTGGTTTTCTTTTATCTGCATCCCGGCGGATTATAGACCTGCACTGGGACGCTTCCCGGGGTTAACCAGCTCCGGGAAATCTGGCTTCAGGAATGAACAATTGCTTCGCGGGCGAGCTCGCGACCCGTGTGCGTTAACTCTAAATACTCTCCAACTGTGTGCAGCAAGTTCTGCGATGCAGCCCGGGTAACTACCCCTTGCGCAAAAGACTCCTCCCATGCCATGTGGCCCTGCAGGTGATCAATACGACACTCTTGCTCTGCCTCGGGTGTCGCCTCATGTTGCAGTAGATGGATGACCAACATCTTGATGGCAAACTGCCACTTCTGGCGCTTTCTTCGTTTCCATGCAGCTAATAATCCCTGCTCCGGGGCTACACAAAACAGAATGGCAAACTGTAAGCCGACCATGACCGCCATACACCCTGCAATTGACGCATCAAAGAGATGTGCCACCCAGTACCCTGATATCGAGGCGGTAATGCCCAGAGCTACACTGTAGAGGATCATGTGCCCAAACCGATTGGTGACCAAGTAAGCACTTACTGGAGGCCCAACCATGAGGGCAACAACCAGAATTGATCCAACGGCATCAAATGCAGCGACCGCGGTCATGGATACCAGTCCCATCAACACATAGTGAAGTACCCCCGGCAAAAATCCCAGCGTTGCACAGAGAGCACCATCAAATGTGGCCAGCTTCAGTTCTTTGTAGAACAGAAGTATATACCCCATGCAGAGTAGCCCAACGCCCCCTGTCGCATACAGAGCCTGGGGGCCCAGGTCATATCCTGCAATTTCCAGACGATCAAATGGCACAAACGCCAATTCCCCCAACAGCACGGCATCCGTATCCAGATGCACATCACTAGCAAACCGTGCAATCAAGATCACACCGACGGCAAACAGACTCGAGAACACCAACCCAATCGCGGCATCTTCACGCACACGATCTGTCTTTCGTATCCATTCAACCAATACGACTGTGAGTAGGCCCGCTGCCGCCCCACCCAATATGAGTAGTGGGGACGACAGATTTCCAGTTAGAAAAAAGCCGACCACTATGCCAGGCAGAATTGCGTGACTGATCGCATCACTCATCATCGCCATCCGCCTCAGAACGAGGAACGTCCCGGGAAGCGCACACGCGGCGGCAACGATAGCAGCTACCAATTGGATTTCCAACTGAAACGTACTCATCGGATCCGCTCACCTAAGAGCCTATTACAGGTCAGAATCCCATCTGGAGTCAGCGCCCACGCCCCGCTGTCGTACATCTTTACCAGCCCCCTGCCTTCCAATCTACGTAGCTGCCGATAAAGCGTACCTTTCTTTGGGTGGATGACTCTCAGGGCGGTCTCCATATGCGGGTATCCCAAATCGTCATGCTTTCTTGCTAACTCAAATAAGTCCAGTAGAACTGCCTCGCTCTTGAGTTTACGATTCTGGACCGTTTGGCGAGCCTGCTGCCAAATAATTCCGCGATGTGGTGCAATTAGTATGGATACAACGACGAACCCACCAGCACATACCACAATGGTTGGACCAGTCGGTAGATTCGAGGTGGTCGTACTCAACAATGCCCCACCGACCCCACAGAGAGCCCCTGTAACCATTGAGATCAACGCCATGACTCCCAAGTTATCCGTCCACTGACGCGCCGCTGCTGCAGGTGCAATGATCATGGCACTCATCAGAACTACTCCCACGGTCTGGAGCCCGATCACAATTGCAACTACCAGAAGTGTCGTTAACCCGATATCCAACCAGCGCACTGGCAATACCAGACTGTGCGCAAACTCTGGGTCAAAGGCAAGCAGCTTGAACTCTTTCCAAAACAAGAGCAAAGCCACCAACACAATCCCACCCAAGACCGTCATCGTAATGACATCTCCTACAACAAGGGATGCTGCCTGACCAAACAGAAACGAATCAAGTCCCGCCTGATTGGCATTGGGATATTTCTGTATAAAGGTCAGAAGTACCAGACCGGCACCAAAGAACACCGACAATACAAGCCCAAGGGCACTGTCGTACTTGACGCGTGTACTTGTGGTTACAAGTAAAACAACTGCTGTGGCTAACCATCCGGCCAAGCCTGCTCCCACCATTAAAACTAGAGAAGCTTTACTGCTGGTCAGAATAAACGCAAGGCCAATTCCCGGCAAAGCTGCATGCGACACGGCATCTCCCAGCAAGCTCTGCCTTCGCAGCACTGCAAACGTGCCCAACGCACCGCTTACAGCACCGAGTATGGCAGTACCGAGTGTGACCGTGCGGAGCGTATAGTCGTCGAAGAACTGCTCCATGCTTATTGTGCATCCTTGATGATTGCAATGCGCCCTCCATAGGTAAGTCCCAGATTCGTATCTGTGAACGCTTCTGAGACGGGTCCACTTGCAATGCGGCGTACATTCAAAAGCAAGACTTCATCGAAATAGGTTGAGACCGTCTGGAGATCATGATGTACGACCAGAACCGTTTTTCCGGATGAGCGCAGAGAGTGCAGGATGTCAATAATCGCACGTTCGGTCGTCGCATCTACACCCTGCAGGGGCTCATCCATAAGGTATACACGAGCGTCTTGGATCAGGGCACGTGCCAAAAATACGCGCTGCCGCTGCCCTCCGGATAATTGGCTGATTTGACGATGAGCAAACCCGGCCATATCAACCTTTTCGAGCGCAGCTATCGCTTCCTTGCGCTCGCTACGACCGGGCCGGCGAATCCAACCAAGCCGACCGTACAGCCCCATCAAGACCACATCCAATACGCTGGTTGGGAAATCCCAGTCTACCGTTCCACGTTGCGGCACGTACCCTACAGACGAAGCTACATTGCGGTACGGCTTCCCCAAGATGCGGACCTGGCCAGCCGCCGGCTTCATCAATCCCAGAATTGCTTTGATCAGGGTCGTCTTCCCCGCACCGTTGGGACCAACAACCGCCATCAATACTCCCGAAGCAACATCCAAATCAATGTCCCACAGGACCGGACGTTCTCGATAGGCTACGGTAAGGTCACGAACTTCTATTGCGTTCACCATTGGAAAGCGCCTTGACGATTGTATCAATGTTGTGTCGAATCATCCCCAAATAGGTCGATGCCGGGGTAGATGCCCCTCCCAGTGCATCTCCGTACAATGTACCACCAATGCTTACCTCAAAGCCTCTGGCTTTTACGGCTTCCCGTACCGCTTCAATGCCACGTGGAGAAACCGAAGACTCAATAAACATTGCTGGAATTCTTCGCTCAGCCACCAGAGTTGCCAGATCCTGCACATCTGCCATTCCCGCTTCTAGCACAGTGGAAATCCCTTGAAGACCATGCACTTCGAGACCATAAGCCTGCCCAAAGTATCCAAATGCATCATGCGATGTTACGAGTACCCGCTTCTGTTCGGGAATCTCGGCAACCCTTCTTCGCACATACGCATCCACCTCCATCAATTCAATGGCGTAGGCTTCTCCATGTGATGAAAACAACTCTTCACGCCCGGGATCCAATGCTCCAAGTGCATTTGCAAGAGCCTGTGCAGCTTGGGCCCAAAGCGTTGCATCAAACCATACATGAGGGTCATAATTCCCCTGAAAGAGTTCCGATGTGATCAAGAGGCTATCGGGTACACCGACTTCGGCAACTGCAATCGTTGCTCTTCCTTGTTCTTTTATTGCCTCAAAGAGATCTCCCATCTTCCCCTCCAGGTGCAACCCATTGTAGACAACAAGATCGGCTTCGGCCATTCTCGAAACATCCCGCGCACTAGCCTTATAGAGATGCGGATCCACTCCCGGTCCCATTAACGATTCCACCACCACCTCCGAGCCGCCAACCTCACGAACCAGATCTGCAATGATGCTTGTCGTAGCCACAACCCTGATTGCGCGATCAGAAAGTAGATTATCTGAACTCTCCATTGGAGTACAGTAGGCCAACAAACTCAGTCCTACGAGGCATCCGATGAGTGTACGCATTCGGCTAATTATAAATTTAGTCTTGCCTAAAACTTGATAAAGGCGAAACTGTTGCCGAGTTGATCGTTACGATTTTGGTATTCGACAGCACAACGAGCTCTACGAGCTGAGGGCTAGGACCTACAACAGTATCATCGTACGTGTGTGGTGCTACATCCAACCCAATGTACTACCTCTTGACTTTGCCCAATTTATTCAGGCCCTACCCCATGTTTGAGCTTCCAAGAGGATCTAGAGGTTCTTTCTCCTCCGTATATGCGGTTATTGTCGATTATTCAGTTCACTTCTTTACCAGTTTTCCTGTCTTACTGGCACCAGATTCTGCCATTATCTGGTACAGGTAGATTCCCGGGGGTATATCTAATTCTGTCAAGCGAATGTACTGTTTCTTGCCTGCCGCCACTGATACATTTGGCAACGACAAAACCTCTCTCCCCAAGACGTCTAGCAACTGGATACTCACGACCGTTTGAACTGGTGAATCGATCACAAACGTAGTGTGATCCGTTATGGGATTGGGATAGTTTGTGGGGACTCTGAATTCCGCATAACGTGGGGCATTCTCCACACTCGTGCCAATTCTACATTGTGGAACCTCCATCGCCAAGGTACTTCCTGAATCTATACAATTATTCAGCGCTTGGGCAAGGGCATCTTTTTCGGCTTGATCAATCGTTAGATCATACTTGCTCTTTACGTCTACGATTCTGGCAGCGTACCAGCATACATTTTGATCCGGTTGCCACTCAGCGAAGTCCTTCGCTATTTTCTGGTAGCGATTCAGATAGGGTTCTGCCAAAGTCAAGTTTAGTAGGTCGGCATCAAAAGAACGCTTTTCCTCATTGCTCCGTGCACACATACCTGAACTGTGTGCCTCTGAAACTGCTACGATATGCTCTATATCTGATTCTCTCAGAGACTCAAAGCACATGCCGTCGTAGGGTGAAAACATCCCCCCTTGTTCCTCTACGATTTGCTGTTCAATATCTCTCACACCTGACGAGTATTCACTACGATCATAATCAGTGCACCAGTTTTCAGGTTCTACCTTCAGCGTATTTAAACTGTCCAGTACGGCTTGTGCCTGGAGCGCTCGCGCCGCACAGTGCACCGCAAGGACGGACACAAGCAGGTGAGGAAAGAATCGCAGAATCGTGTAGTGCATGGTGTCCGGTCAGGTTAGAAATCAGTCCGGATACGAAAGTATCGGCAAAAACAATGATCTGAAACGCCCGATTATTAGTTAGGATAATTCCTGGATTTTATTCTATTTCGTGTGTAAAAATCACTGCCCTACTGACGCACATCTTGATCAGATAGCCGTCTTGAATCCCATAATTTTGCATCTCGTGAATCCCAGCGAGCTGTGAGAAACACATTTATGGTTCAAACTATGCAATCGCCCCACCGCAGCTGCTTCCTGCCCCGGCTGTGCATCCATAACAATGACGTGCCGTACGTATTGCATGGTCCTGCCAAGTAGCAAGATCAAAATCCCGTACATGCGGCCTAGGGATATCCATGCGCATCTCCAATTGCTGATTAAAATCACAATCATATAAATATCCATCCCAGCTTATGGAGAGTGTATTTCGACACATCAACCCTGCAATTGTCGAAGGATTGAATGCTTGCAACAGTCTGTTCAAGTAAAGCTTTACCTGATTCGTGTCTACAAGCCACTCCAGGTATCGTGACATTGGCAAGTTATTGAGCGTCAGCAGTTGATCAAAACTGACCTCGTAATTGCGTGCCAAAGCCGTCTTCCATTCTGCTTCCAGGGAGGACTGATTCCCTGACAGGAACGCTCCAACAGGATTTGTCACCAAGACCAATTTGCGACGCGGGTCTCCCTGCCCATACCCGGCCTGATTCAAGCGCTGGAGTGCCTGGATGGATTTGCGGTACGTCCCATCTCCACGCTGCGCATCGGTACCGATTTTGCGGTAATGGGGCAACGAACAAACAACTTCTACGCCCCGGTCTGCAAACCATTCAGGTAAATGTTCATAGGGGCGAGTAAGCAAAATCGTGAGGTTACATCGATCAAGAACACGAAGCCCTCGGTGCACACATTCCTCAACGAGATACTCAAAATTAGAGTTAAGTTCAGGAGCTCCGCCCGTAAGGTCAACTGCCTGGGCCCCAGATCGGTCAATCGCCCGCAGGCAAGCATCAACGGTCTCCCGGTCCATGTTCTCATGGGTACGATCCGGCCCTGCATCAACATGACAGTGTCGGCAGGTCATATTACAAAGCTTACCAAGGTTGATCTGCACAATCTCCAACCTGTCCGGCTTCAGCCGTGGCCACCCGCAGGAAGCTAAATCAAGCTCAAACTGACCGCTGTTTGTTGGCCCTCCGGTCGTACGTACAGCGTTAAGCACCTTCAATTGCTCCTCGGGATGTGCCAGTGGAGCAACCCGAGCAGACAGCGAAGACGTGGCACGTGGGCCCTGAGGAAGTGTATTCAAAGCAATCATCTCTCAGATCTGAGTCCCATCCAAAATTACATCGTTAAGCGCTTCACCTGGTCGAGCATCTGCACTCCATGCACCAATGCCGCACCGCCTCGAATTGCAGTCGCCACATGTACTGCTTCGGTCATCTGTTCTAAATCCGAACCCGTTTCCAGACATGCCGTCGTGTACGCATCAATGCAGTATGGGCATTGAACGGTGTTGGCCACTGCCAAGGCAATCAATGCCTTCTCCCTGGCTGTTAAGGCTCCTTCCTCAAATACCTTGTTGTAGTAGGTGAAGAATGCGTCGGCCAATTCCTGATTTCCCTCAGCAATCTCTCCGAACCGGGGTAGGTGTGAACGATGATAATAATGATCCATGAACGATGTGATTAGAGGTCTTGAGATTGCCGCCGGGCTCGGATGGTAAGGCTTGCAAGTCCATCCTGCTTGTTAATAATTTCAAGAGGCCGGAAGCGTACGACTTCCGGCTCCGTGAATCCTGCCTGTGCAATCAATTCCAGATAGGCGTCTTTTTCCGCCGCCCCGGCAACGCAACCGGCAGCTTCCTCTGCCTTCCTTATCAGTCCAGGATCTGGATTCCCAACCGTCACCACATCTGAGATGATGAAGCGGCCACCTGGCCGCAGTACACGGGCGATCTCCGAGTAAGCTTTTTCTTTATCCGGGACCAGATTCAGTGTGCAATTGCTGATGACAACATCAATGGAAGCATCTTGAATTGGAAGATCCTCAATATCCCCCTCTTGGAAAAACGTATTATCCATTTCCACAGCAATTGCATTTTCTTTTGCCTTTGCAACCATGGATGGAGCCAAATCGACACCAAGAACCTTTCCTTTTTTTCCTACGAGTGGTGCAGCAATCATTGCATCAAGGCCAGCACCAGATCCCAAGTCGAGTACGGTCTCTCCCGGTTTCAGGTCTGCATAATCCACCGGAGTCCCACAACCCAATCCCAAGTCAGCCTCTACCTGGTAACCGGGAGTATCCTGATAAGCAAATTCATCCACCATGCGGCATCCACAATCCCGCTCCCCCCGGGCAATTGCATCGTACTTTTCACGCACAGTTTCTTTGACTGTGCAGCATGCTTGATCAGACTGTAACATCTCCATTTATCTGTTGATGAGCCTCATTTTATTTCTTCAGTGACCTCCAAAGAGAGCCTTATGGCTTTACCATCTCATAACAGCCCCCGCTTCATTCCCTAGTATACCTCCATGGTCTTTTCCTGCTCCTGATACTGCAATTCATAGAGCGTCTGGTAGAGGCCGCCAGCTGCAACTAATTCGTCATGCGTTCCCTGCTCTCTTAAAATTCCTTTGTGAAGCACAAGGATGGTATCCGAGTGACGGATTGTTGACAGTCGATGGGCAATGACCAAGGAGGTCCTCCCTTCCAGTACCCTTTCAAGAGCGTGTTGGATGATATGTTCCGTTTCCGTATCAATACTGGAGGTCGCTTCGTCGAGTACTAAGATATCTGGATCATGTGCTAGGACACGAACAAATGAGAGTAATTGCCTTTGTCCCTGTGAAAGGGATACTCCCCGCTCACCTACATCATGGTGGTACTGTTTCGGAAGCTGTTCAATGAATTGATCTGCTCCGATCGCGCTTGCAGCCTGCTTCACCTGAGCGAGGGAAATATCAGGGTTTCCCAGCGAAATATTGCGACATATCGATCCCGAGAATAGAAAAACATCCTGTAACACCAAACCAATACGCCACCGCAGATACTTGATTCGGAGTGTACGGATATCCTTCCCATCCAGAAGGATTTGTCCCTTCTGAATATCATAAAAACGCATGAGGAGGCTGATAATCGTTGTTTTTCCGCTACCTGTTGCTCCTACAATTGCTGCATTCTGCCCTCTACTAATCGTAAACGATACCCCCCGTAATACCCAATCTGGCGTTCCATCATCCAAGTTTTTATAGGCAAACCAGACATCATCAAAAACAATATCTCCTTCAAACCTTTGTGGAGGATCCTGCACTTCCACATCGGGCAGTGACTGATCATTGTCAAGCACGTCGAAAATACGTTCTGCACCCGCCATCGCACCTTGAAGCGTATTAAACTGCTCTGATAAATTCCGAATCGGCTCAAAGAATTGTCGACAGTATTGAATGAAGGCAATCAGAATCCCAACGGTCAGTGCACCGCCGATTGCACTGACCCCACCTGTCCATAGCACAAATCCTATCGCGGTTGATGCAATGATGTCCACCGCAGGCCAAAAGAGTGAGTGGTAAAAGACTGTTTTGAGCTGCGCGGTCTGATGCTCATCATTGATTTTTTCAAAACGTTCCATCTCCACCTTCTCCCGACCGAAAAGCTGTACAATCAGCATCCCCGTTACATGCTCCTGCATGAACGAATTCAGACGTGCGACCTGCTTACGCGTCTCCCGGTATTGTCCTCGAACGTTTCGTTTAAACCATAGCGTCACCAACAGCATGAACGGCATCACGCACAACGTAACCAGTGCAAGAACCCAGTTGAGGCTGAACATGAATGCCGCAATGAACACCAGTTTGAACATATCCCCCATAATCACTACAATTCCCGCGGAAAGTACATCCGCTAGCGCCTCCACATCCGATGTCGTACGGGTGATCAGTCGCCCGATGGGCGTCCGATCAAAGAAAGAGAGGGATTGCCTCTGTACATGGCGAAAAACACGTACACGCACATCGTAAATCGCCTGCTGCCCAATCCACTGGGTGAAGTACGCATTCGTATACACCAATGCCCCCTCCAATGCTATCGCTCCCAACAGGGCAGTGATTAATAAAGATAAACCGTCCAGTTCGCCGGGGACAATGTGATGGTCAATCGCCAAACGAATCAACCACGGGCGGAGTGGACCCAAAAACGAAGCCAGAAGCACCAGGCAAAATGCAAGAATTACCCAATGCTTATAGGGTATCAGGTATCCGATGATGCGCCTTAATAATCTCCGATCCAGACCTTTTGCTTTATTCATTCGGGGAATCGGTCTGTGATGTGTCACCTTCGAAAACGATAGAATACTCGCGATATTCTTCCGCAATCTCCGTGTTATAGAAAACCGCTATTGCCTCTTGCCTGAGAAGCGTCACGTCTGAATATCTGGCACTGAAATGAGTCAGTAGCAACTTACCTGCACCAGCTGTCTTCGCCAGTAACGCCGCATCACGTGCTGTACTATGCCCGGTGGAGGAGGCACGCTCTGTATCCTCCTGACTGAACGTGGCATCATGCACCAGTAAATCTGCATCCCCGGCAAGATCCAATCCCCCCTCACATGGACGTGTATCAGTGACATATGCGAAGGCTCCCCGTGACCGCTTCTTCACCTGATCGGGAGAAACCGTTCGCCCATCTGGTAGCTGAATAGTATGCCCCGCAGCTAGCCTTTGAAACTGTTCTTGCTGATCTATCCCGTGCGCATGTGCCAACACACCATCAATTTGGTTTGGCCCATCTATTTTTTCCACACGATAACCAACACAGAATCTGCCGTGATCCAATGGCGCAGCACGGACCTGTAGCCCATGCCCCCGGTAGACTTCTTGCGATTTACAGTCTTCCTCCAGTACTACGTATTGAATTTGAAAATGAATTTCCCCCGGTCGAAGTCCTGGGATCGCTCCTATGATATCTATAAGCTCCCGGGGAGCTACGATCGTAAGTGGGGGCTCGCGTCGCTCCAGGGACATTGAGATCAGGAGCCCAAAAATCCCCAGATAATGATCTCCATGCAAGTGCGAAATAAAGATTGCCCGGATACGACTCCTACGAATCCCTGCTTTCAGGAGACGGAACTGCGTCCCGTCCCCACAATCAAAAAGGAGCACCTTTCCCCGGCTTCGGAGCACATAGGCAGATAATCCCCGATCCTGAACAATCGTCGCTGAAGATGTCCCCAATGGTATTAATTCCATCAACTTACTGCAATGCTTCGAGCCTTTCTTCAAGTAATTGGCGCTGATACATCTGTGCATAGAGTCCATTCTGCTGCATAAGAGACTCATGCGTCCCACGCTCTACAATACGCCCCTGATCAAGTACAATGATCTGATCTACCCCCTTTATACTTGAAATGCGATGACTGATCATGACCATGGTATGATGCCCCTGCCTTTTACGCAGATGCTCAAGGATACGAGACTCAGTGTTTGTATCTACACTGCTGAGCGCATCATCTAAAATGAATATTCGTGGCTGCCGGATCAATGCACGAGCGATGGTCGTTCGCTGGGCTTGTCCGCCGGAGAGTGAGACCCCTCGTTCCCCCACCCCACTATTGAGTCCTTCTGGAAATTCCAGAACGGTTTCGAGAAGCTCCGCTTCAAATGCCGCCTGACGGATTTCTTCTTCCGATGCATCCACCGTTCCAAAAGCAATATTATTCCCTATCGAATCGCTGAACAGAAATACATCCTGCGGAACATACCCAATCTTTTCCCTGAGCACACTGAGTGGCAATTTTTGTACATCTCGGCCATCAATCAAGACCCGCCCCCTCGTTGGCTCCGCCAGACGACCAATCAGATCTATCAAGGTTGACTTCCCTGATCCTGTTTTCCCAACAATGGCAAGACTCTTTCCGGCAGGCACATCAAAGGATAAATCCCGAAGTGCATACGGAAGATGCTCTTCGTACCGGAATGATACATTTTGAAAAGTGACTCGTCCGTCAATCTTTCTGATCGAATGATTCGTAAGGGAACCATCCGATATATCTGGCTCCTGATCCAAGACGTCATAAATTCGCTCTGAAGAAGCGCTAGCCCGCTGCATCATAGAAATAACAAGACCA is a window encoding:
- a CDS encoding metal ABC transporter permease, producing MEQFFDDYTLRTVTLGTAILGAVSGALGTFAVLRRQSLLGDAVSHAALPGIGLAFILTSSKASLVLMVGAGLAGWLATAVVLLVTTSTRVKYDSALGLVLSVFFGAGLVLLTFIQKYPNANQAGLDSFLFGQAASLVVGDVITMTVLGGIVLVALLLFWKEFKLLAFDPEFAHSLVLPVRWLDIGLTTLLVVAIVIGLQTVGVVLMSAMIIAPAAAARQWTDNLGVMALISMVTGALCGVGGALLSTTTSNLPTGPTIVVCAGGFVVVSILIAPHRGIIWQQARQTVQNRKLKSEAVLLDLFELARKHDDLGYPHMETALRVIHPKKGTLYRQLRRLEGRGLVKMYDSGAWALTPDGILTCNRLLGERIR
- a CDS encoding metal ABC transporter permease translates to MSTFQLEIQLVAAIVAAACALPGTFLVLRRMAMMSDAISHAILPGIVVGFFLTGNLSSPLLILGGAAAGLLTVVLVEWIRKTDRVREDAAIGLVFSSLFAVGVILIARFASDVHLDTDAVLLGELAFVPFDRLEIAGYDLGPQALYATGGVGLLCMGYILLFYKELKLATFDGALCATLGFLPGVLHYVLMGLVSMTAVAAFDAVGSILVVALMVGPPVSAYLVTNRFGHMILYSVALGITASISGYWVAHLFDASIAGCMAVMVGLQFAILFCVAPEQGLLAAWKRRKRQKWQFAIKMLVIHLLQHEATPEAEQECRIDHLQGHMAWEESFAQGVVTRAASQNLLHTVGEYLELTHTGRELAREAIVHS
- a CDS encoding methyltransferase domain-containing protein, with the translated sequence MLQSDQACCTVKETVREKYDAIARGERDCGCRMVDEFAYQDTPGYQVEADLGLGCGTPVDYADLKPGETVLDLGSGAGLDAMIAAPLVGKKGKVLGVDLAPSMVAKAKENAIAVEMDNTFFQEGDIEDLPIQDASIDVVISNCTLNLVPDKEKAYSEIARVLRPGGRFIISDVVTVGNPDPGLIRKAEEAAGCVAGAAEKDAYLELIAQAGFTEPEVVRFRPLEIINKQDGLASLTIRARRQSQDL
- a CDS encoding metal ABC transporter ATP-binding protein — protein: MVNAIEVRDLTVAYRERPVLWDIDLDVASGVLMAVVGPNGAGKTTLIKAILGLMKPAAGQVRILGKPYRNVASSVGYVPQRGTVDWDFPTSVLDVVLMGLYGRLGWIRRPGRSERKEAIAALEKVDMAGFAHRQISQLSGGQRQRVFLARALIQDARVYLMDEPLQGVDATTERAIIDILHSLRSSGKTVLVVHHDLQTVSTYFDEVLLLNVRRIASGPVSEAFTDTNLGLTYGGRIAIIKDAQ
- a CDS encoding manganese transporter, translated to MRTLIGCLVGLSLLAYCTPMESSDNLLSDRAIRVVATTSIIADLVREVGGSEVVVESLMGPGVDPHLYKASARDVSRMAEADLVVYNGLHLEGKMGDLFEAIKEQGRATIAVAEVGVPDSLLITSELFQGNYDPHVWFDATLWAQAAQALANALGALDPGREELFSSHGEAYAIELMEVDAYVRRRVAEIPEQKRVLVTSHDAFGYFGQAYGLEVHGLQGISTVLEAGMADVQDLATLVAERRIPAMFIESSVSPRGIEAVREAVKARGFEVSIGGTLYGDALGGASTPASTYLGMIRHNIDTIVKALSNGERNRSS
- a CDS encoding 4-carboxymuconolactone decarboxylase, whose amino-acid sequence is MDHYYHRSHLPRFGEIAEGNQELADAFFTYYNKVFEEGALTAREKALIALAVANTVQCPYCIDAYTTACLETGSDLEQMTEAVHVATAIRGGAALVHGVQMLDQVKRLTM
- a CDS encoding T9SS type A sorting domain-containing protein, encoding MHYTILRFFPHLLVSVLAVHCAARALQAQAVLDSLNTLKVEPENWCTDYDRSEYSSGVRDIEQQIVEEQGGMFSPYDGMCFESLRESDIEHIVAVSEAHSSGMCARSNEEKRSFDADLLNLTLAEPYLNRYQKIAKDFAEWQPDQNVCWYAARIVDVKSKYDLTIDQAEKDALAQALNNCIDSGSTLAMEVPQCRIGTSVENAPRYAEFRVPTNYPNPITDHTTFVIDSPVQTVVSIQLLDVLGREVLSLPNVSVAAGKKQYIRLTELDIPPGIYLYQIMAESGASKTGKLVKK
- a CDS encoding radical SAM/Cys-rich domain protein, yielding MIALNTLPQGPRATSSLSARVAPLAHPEEQLKVLNAVRTTGGPTNSGQFELDLASCGWPRLKPDRLEIVQINLGKLCNMTCRHCHVDAGPDRTHENMDRETVDACLRAIDRSGAQAVDLTGGAPELNSNFEYLVEECVHRGLRVLDRCNLTILLTRPYEHLPEWFADRGVEVVCSLPHYRKIGTDAQRGDGTYRKSIQALQRLNQAGYGQGDPRRKLVLVTNPVGAFLSGNQSSLEAEWKTALARNYEVSFDQLLTLNNLPMSRYLEWLVDTNQVKLYLNRLLQAFNPSTIAGLMCRNTLSISWDGYLYDCDFNQQLEMRMDIPRPHVRDFDLATWQDHAIRTARHCYGCTAGAGSSCGGAIA
- a CDS encoding ABC transporter ATP-binding protein encodes the protein MNKAKGLDRRLLRRIIGYLIPYKHWVILAFCLVLLASFLGPLRPWLIRLAIDHHIVPGELDGLSLLITALLGAIALEGALVYTNAYFTQWIGQQAIYDVRVRVFRHVQRQSLSFFDRTPIGRLITRTTSDVEALADVLSAGIVVIMGDMFKLVFIAAFMFSLNWVLALVTLCVMPFMLLVTLWFKRNVRGQYRETRKQVARLNSFMQEHVTGMLIVQLFGREKVEMERFEKINDEHQTAQLKTVFYHSLFWPAVDIIASTAIGFVLWTGGVSAIGGALTVGILIAFIQYCRQFFEPIRNLSEQFNTLQGAMAGAERIFDVLDNDQSLPDVEVQDPPQRFEGDIVFDDVWFAYKNLDDGTPDWVLRGVSFTISRGQNAAIVGATGSGKTTIISLLMRFYDIQKGQILLDGKDIRTLRIKYLRWRIGLVLQDVFLFSGSICRNISLGNPDISLAQVKQAASAIGADQFIEQLPKQYHHDVGERGVSLSQGQRQLLSFVRVLAHDPDILVLDEATSSIDTETEHIIQHALERVLEGRTSLVIAHRLSTIRHSDTILVLHKGILREQGTHDELVAAGGLYQTLYELQYQEQEKTMEVY
- a CDS encoding ribonuclease Z, yielding MSLLCSRMDSMHRCISANYLKKGSKHCSKLMELIPLGTSSATIVQDRGLSAYVLRSRGKVLLFDCGDGTQFRLLKAGIRRSRIRAIFISHLHGDHYLGIFGLLISMSLERREPPLTIVAPRELIDIIGAIPGLRPGEIHFQIQYVVLEEDCKSQEVYRGHGLQVRAAPLDHGRFCVGYRVEKIDGPNQIDGVLAHAHGIDQQEQFQRLAAGHTIQLPDGRTVSPDQVKKRSRGAFAYVTDTRPCEGGLDLAGDADLLVHDATFSQEDTERASSTGHSTARDAALLAKTAGAGKLLLTHFSARYSDVTLLRQEAIAVFYNTEIAEEYREYSIVFEGDTSQTDSPNE